A part of Magnetospirillum sp. ME-1 genomic DNA contains:
- the hemA gene encoding glutamyl-tRNA reductase: MSGSAHRLVVVGANHRSASLSLRDALFVDDASAPAFLEGVKRAGLAEALVLATCDRVEVWAEDMDPAHAARLVGEALAARAGLEPATLAAHLYTLSGGDAVRHGFTVTASLDSLVIGEPHVTGQVKAAHRLARDAGCCGGELDHFLQAAFAVAKRVRSETSIGEGPVSIAAAAVQTARDLHGDLGGLRVLLVGTGEMGELVAESLLAAGLKDISVTAPRAARAEAVAKSLDGHVLAFEELRESLASFDVVLTCVGARTVSVTAEMVTNALKKRRRKPVFLVDAGIPGDIEPAVNRVDGAFLYDLADLEKVALEGRATREAAARAARDIVEAEAQAFLRGRAARAAVPAIVALRARFDEVREQALAEAGNDAAEATRLLVNRLLHAPSEAMKDIASEGAEWRAMEKTLRTLFRLDE; encoded by the coding sequence GTGAGTGGGTCCGCGCATCGTCTGGTCGTCGTCGGCGCCAACCATCGGTCGGCGTCGCTGTCCCTGCGCGATGCGCTGTTCGTCGATGACGCTTCGGCCCCCGCCTTCCTCGAGGGGGTGAAGCGGGCCGGGCTGGCCGAGGCCCTGGTGCTGGCCACCTGCGACCGGGTGGAGGTTTGGGCCGAGGACATGGACCCCGCCCATGCCGCCCGGCTGGTGGGCGAGGCCCTGGCCGCCCGGGCCGGGCTGGAGCCCGCAACCCTTGCGGCCCATCTCTACACCCTGTCGGGCGGCGATGCCGTGCGCCATGGCTTCACCGTCACCGCCTCGCTGGATTCCCTGGTGATCGGCGAGCCCCATGTCACCGGCCAGGTCAAGGCCGCCCACCGGCTGGCCCGCGATGCCGGGTGCTGCGGCGGCGAGCTGGACCACTTCCTCCAGGCCGCCTTCGCCGTGGCCAAACGGGTGCGCAGCGAGACCTCCATCGGCGAGGGACCGGTCAGCATCGCGGCGGCCGCCGTCCAGACCGCCCGCGACCTGCATGGCGATCTGGGGGGCTTGCGCGTCCTGCTGGTGGGCACCGGCGAGATGGGCGAATTGGTGGCGGAAAGCCTGCTGGCCGCCGGGTTGAAGGACATCTCGGTCACCGCGCCGCGGGCCGCCCGCGCCGAGGCGGTGGCGAAGTCGCTGGACGGCCATGTGCTGGCCTTCGAGGAATTGCGCGAATCCCTGGCCTCGTTCGACGTGGTGCTGACCTGCGTCGGCGCGCGCACCGTGTCGGTCACCGCCGAGATGGTGACCAACGCGCTGAAGAAGCGCCGCAGAAAGCCGGTCTTCCTGGTGGATGCCGGCATTCCCGGCGACATCGAGCCGGCGGTGAACCGGGTGGACGGCGCCTTTCTCTACGATCTGGCCGACCTGGAGAAGGTGGCGCTGGAAGGCCGCGCCACCCGCGAGGCCGCGGCGCGTGCGGCGCGCGATATCGTCGAGGCCGAGGCCCAGGCCTTCCTGCGGGGCCGGGCGGCGCGGGCCGCGGTGCCCGCCATCGTCGCCCTTCGCGCCCGCTTCGACGAAGTCCGTGAACAGGCGCTGGCTGAAGCCGGCAATGACGCCGCCGAGGCGACGAGGCTGCTGGTCAACCGGCTGCTGCACGCGCCCAGCGAGGCCATGAAGGACATCGCCTCCGAAGGCGCCGAGTGGCGCGCCATGGAAAAGACGCTGCGGACCCTGTTCCGCCTGGATGAGTAG
- the hisS gene encoding histidine--tRNA ligase produces MSSLQPVRGTHDLLPDESRRHRKMEEIAFSAARRYGFGEIMTPIFEFTDVFARTLGETSDVVTKEMYTFADRSGESITLRPEGTAGVARAFISGGLAQSLPLKLFYRGPMFRHERPQKGRLRQFHQVGVELLGVESPLADIEVIALAWRVLSELGLASKVRLEINTLGDAESREAYRNTLVAYLSGFRASLSEDSRNRLERNPLRILDSKDEGDRRIVENAPLMTDSLSPAAREFFTQVTDGLHALGIPFIINPKLVRGLDYYCHTAFEFTTTELGSQGTVLAGGRYDELIATMGGARTPGIGWAAGVERLSMLVGEVADEIRPISVIPMGDAMAALVVAERLRRTGRSVEMGFSGNMKKRMARAAKVNARFAVILGEEEAARAAITIRDLDASTQDEVPLAQLEDYLGRKS; encoded by the coding sequence TTGTCCAGCCTGCAACCGGTTCGCGGCACCCACGATCTGCTGCCCGACGAGTCCCGCCGTCACCGCAAGATGGAGGAGATCGCCTTCTCCGCCGCCCGGCGCTACGGCTTCGGCGAGATCATGACCCCCATCTTCGAGTTCACCGACGTGTTCGCCCGCACCCTGGGCGAGACCTCGGACGTGGTGACCAAGGAGATGTACACCTTCGCCGACCGTTCGGGCGAATCCATCACGCTGCGTCCCGAGGGCACCGCCGGCGTGGCGCGGGCCTTCATCTCGGGCGGGCTGGCGCAGTCGCTGCCGCTGAAATTGTTCTACCGCGGCCCCATGTTCCGCCACGAGCGCCCCCAGAAGGGGCGTCTGCGCCAGTTCCATCAGGTGGGTGTCGAACTGCTGGGCGTCGAATCGCCGCTGGCCGACATCGAGGTCATCGCCCTGGCCTGGCGGGTGCTGTCCGAACTGGGCCTGGCGTCCAAGGTGCGGCTCGAGATCAACACCCTGGGTGACGCCGAAAGCCGCGAGGCCTACCGCAACACCCTAGTGGCCTATCTGTCGGGTTTTCGCGCCTCGCTGTCCGAGGACAGCCGCAACCGGCTGGAACGCAATCCGCTGCGCATCCTGGATTCCAAGGACGAGGGCGACCGCCGCATCGTCGAGAACGCGCCGCTGATGACCGACTCGCTGTCGCCCGCCGCCCGCGAGTTCTTCACCCAGGTGACCGACGGGCTGCACGCGCTGGGCATTCCGTTCATCATTAACCCTAAGCTGGTGCGCGGCCTGGATTACTACTGCCATACCGCCTTCGAGTTCACCACCACCGAGCTGGGCTCGCAGGGCACCGTGCTGGCCGGTGGCCGCTATGACGAGCTGATCGCCACCATGGGAGGCGCGCGCACCCCGGGCATCGGCTGGGCCGCCGGCGTCGAGCGCCTGTCCATGCTGGTAGGCGAGGTGGCCGACGAAATCCGCCCCATCAGCGTCATTCCCATGGGCGATGCCATGGCCGCCCTGGTGGTGGCCGAGCGTCTTCGCCGCACGGGTCGCAGCGTCGAGATGGGCTTTTCCGGCAACATGAAGAAGCGCATGGCGCGGGCTGCCAAGGTCAATGCCCGCTTCGCCGTGATCCTGGGCGAGGAGGAGGCGGCGCGGGCCGCAATCACCATTCGCGACCTGGACGCTTCCACCCAGGACGAGGTGCCGCTGGCGCAGCTGGAGGATTACCTCGGCCGCAAGTCGTAG
- the ispG gene encoding flavodoxin-dependent (E)-4-hydroxy-3-methylbut-2-enyl-diphosphate synthase gives MSLRPYREIARRKSRQIRVGSVLVGGDAPISVQTMTNTLTTDVKGTLEQIRRAADAGADLVRVSCPDEDSTRAFRQIAKESPVPLIADIHFHYKRGIEAAEAGAACLRINPGNIGSHERVREVVKAAKDHGCSMRIGVNAGSLDKHLLDKYGEPCPEALVESALEHAKLLEDNDFFEFKIAVKASDVFLAVAAYQGLAKACDYPLHLGITEAGGLIGGTVKSSIGIGSLLWQGIGDTLRVSLSADVTEEVKVGFEMLKALDLRHRGVRIVSCPSCARQGFDVIKTVETLENRLSHVRAPVTLSILGCVVNGPGEARETMVGITGGGADSHKVYIGGSPDHNVDGKSMVDHIVELVEARAAEIEAAKQKGS, from the coding sequence ATGAGTCTGCGGCCCTACCGTGAAATCGCCCGGCGCAAGTCGCGGCAAATCCGTGTCGGTTCGGTGCTGGTCGGCGGCGATGCCCCCATCTCGGTGCAGACCATGACCAACACGCTGACCACCGACGTCAAGGGGACGCTGGAGCAGATCAGGCGGGCCGCCGATGCCGGCGCCGATCTGGTGCGCGTCTCCTGCCCCGACGAGGATTCGACCAGGGCGTTCAGGCAGATCGCCAAGGAATCGCCGGTGCCGCTGATCGCCGACATCCATTTCCACTACAAGCGCGGCATCGAGGCGGCCGAGGCCGGCGCCGCCTGCCTGCGCATCAATCCCGGCAATATCGGCTCGCACGAGCGGGTGCGCGAAGTGGTCAAGGCCGCCAAGGATCACGGCTGCTCCATGCGCATCGGCGTCAATGCCGGCTCGCTGGACAAGCACCTTTTGGACAAGTACGGCGAGCCCTGCCCGGAAGCCCTGGTGGAAAGCGCGCTGGAACACGCCAAGCTGCTGGAAGACAACGACTTCTTCGAGTTCAAGATCGCCGTGAAGGCCTCCGACGTGTTCCTGGCCGTGGCCGCCTATCAGGGCCTGGCCAAGGCCTGCGACTATCCCCTTCATCTCGGCATCACCGAGGCCGGCGGCCTGATCGGCGGCACGGTGAAGTCGTCCATCGGCATCGGCTCGCTGCTGTGGCAGGGCATCGGCGATACGCTGCGCGTTTCCCTCTCGGCCGACGTCACCGAGGAGGTCAAGGTCGGCTTCGAGATGCTCAAAGCGCTGGACCTGCGCCATCGCGGCGTGCGCATCGTCTCGTGCCCGTCCTGTGCGCGTCAGGGCTTCGACGTCATCAAGACGGTGGAGACCCTGGAGAACCGCCTGTCGCACGTGCGTGCCCCCGTGACCCTGTCCATCCTGGGCTGCGTGGTCAACGGCCCCGGCGAGGCCCGCGAGACCATGGTGGGCATCACCGGCGGCGGGGCCGACAGCCACAAGGTCTATATCGGCGGCTCGCCCGACCACAACGTGGATGGCAAGTCCATGGTGGATCACATCGTCGAACTGGTCGAGGCGCGCGCCGCCGAGATCGAGGCCGCCAAGCAAAAGGGAAGCTGA